From one Azospirillum ramasamyi genomic stretch:
- a CDS encoding LysR substrate-binding domain-containing protein → MPANLDTDLLRAFVAVADSASFTRAGERLGRTQAAVSQQVRRLEDTVGKRVFERDTHGVRMTRDGEVLLAYARRMLTLNDEVMALMHRSPTVASVRIGTPDDYATMLLPEVLARFNAAYPEVMVEVICDNSPDLVAEIDKGRYDLALVTRKAGEAGGELVRREPVSWVAPPQEPVSPSGAPGHRPVESLDPLPLALFPKGCVVRDLAVAALDRMGRDWRIAFTSKSVVAVHGAVMGGLGVTAMEFCTVPPGLRRIGAAEGFPELPDIDIALHRARGTAPKPVRLLADAIHDLVGRQLLGRQMSSQRAPVNATEATS, encoded by the coding sequence ATGCCCGCCAATCTCGATACCGACCTGCTGCGCGCCTTCGTGGCCGTCGCCGACAGCGCCAGCTTCACCCGTGCCGGCGAAAGGCTGGGCCGCACCCAGGCGGCGGTCAGCCAGCAGGTGCGCCGGCTGGAGGACACGGTGGGCAAGCGGGTGTTCGAGCGCGACACCCATGGCGTGCGCATGACCCGCGACGGCGAGGTTCTGCTGGCCTATGCCCGGCGCATGCTGACCCTGAACGACGAGGTGATGGCGCTGATGCACCGCAGCCCGACGGTGGCCAGCGTCCGCATCGGCACGCCCGACGATTACGCCACCATGCTGCTGCCAGAGGTGCTGGCCCGCTTCAACGCCGCCTATCCCGAGGTGATGGTGGAGGTGATCTGCGACAACAGCCCCGATCTGGTCGCGGAAATCGACAAGGGCCGCTATGACCTGGCGCTGGTCACCCGCAAGGCCGGCGAGGCCGGCGGCGAGTTGGTGCGGCGGGAACCCGTGTCCTGGGTCGCCCCGCCGCAGGAGCCGGTATCGCCGTCGGGGGCGCCGGGGCACCGTCCGGTGGAAAGCCTCGATCCCCTGCCGCTGGCGCTGTTCCCCAAGGGCTGCGTCGTGCGGGATCTCGCGGTCGCCGCTTTGGACAGGATGGGCCGCGACTGGCGCATCGCCTTCACCAGCAAGAGCGTCGTCGCCGTCCATGGCGCGGTGATGGGCGGGCTGGGGGTGACGGCGATGGAATTCTGCACCGTCCCGCCCGGCCTGCGCCGCATCGGTGCGGCGGAGGGGTTTCCGGAACTCCCCGACATCGACATCGCCCTGCACCGCGCCCGCGGCACGGCGCCCAAGCCGGTGCGCCTGCTGGCCGACGCCATCCACGACCTTGTCGGCCGCCAGTTGCTGGGCCGCCAGATGTCGAGCCAGCGGGCGCCGGTGAACGCGACGGAAGCCACGTCATGA